The genomic window GCGCCGAACGATCCACGGTGGAGGAGAGTGTATTCCTGGACGGATTAGAGTTGAACGGAGGCCTTAACTTTCAATACGCCCGGCTCGGGGTGATCGTGGACGATGAAGGCAGCTGGCCGCAGCGGGGCCAGCTCCGGATCGACGGCCTGGAATACGAAGGGTTCGCCGGCGATCGAACCCCGATGGATGCCCGGCGGCGCCTCGAATGGCTCCGACGCCAGCTCCCGGACTTCCGGCCCCAGCCCTACGACCAGCTGGCCCAGGTCTTCCGCCGGATGGGCCTGGAAGCGGAGGCAGTCGAGGTGCTGATCGCCAAGCAGGAGGATCTCATCCGCTATTGGGAAGCTGAGCCGGTGGAGCAAGCTTACCCGGCGGGTCTTGGGGATCACCATCGGCCACGGCTATCGCTCGGGGCGGGCCCTCCTCTGGAGCCTGGCCTTCGTGATCATCGGCGCGCTGATCTTCGGATGGGCCGATGCCTCCAACCTGATGGCCCCCTCCTCCCCGGAGATCCTGACGGATCCCCTCTATCGCGCCAGCGGGACGATCCCCCCCGACTATCCCCGGTTTCAGGCCCTCGCCTACAGCCTGGATGCCTTCCTGCCCATCGTGGATCTCCATCAGGAGAGCTTCTGGCTTCCGGACGCCAGCAAGCCCTTCGGGGCCCTCGTCCGGCTCTACCTTTGGATCCACATCGCCGCCGGCTGGCTCCTCTCCACGCTCTTCGTCAGCGGCGTCACCGGCCTGGTGCGGCGCCTGGAGTAGGGGCAACCCCCGGGCCGCCCTTTCGGATGCATCCACGGTCTTGAAAAACCCGCCCGCCGGGCCTCGGGCGGCGGGGTCTTGTGGGCCAGGCGAGCTCTTGCTATAATCTCTTACAGGCGTGGGCGGTTAGCTCAGGTGGTGAGAGCGCCGTGTTGACAACGCGGAGGTCAGAGGTTCGAGTCCTCTACCGCCCATCCGCTGGGCGCCCGCCCCTTCAGGGGCGGGCCTTTGCCTTCTCGAGGCGGGGAGGTCCCTGCGCCCCCGCCCGACAAACCCGAGGAAGGGGACACGTCCTTCCGATCGCGCCACGCCAGAGCGCGGGCCCCGCCGGCTGAGAGGGCCCGTCGTGGCGGCCGGGAGGATACCACCCCGGAGGGGCCGCCCCGATCCGGCGCGGCCGGGGTAGGGGCGGACGGCTGGCCCCCGTTAACGGGCCCGGAGGGCGGCCGCGCCGGGGCGCGGCCGAAATGGGGTGGAACCGCGGGAGGCCCGCGCCTCTCGTCCCGATGGGACGGGAGGCGCGTTTTGTTTCGAAGCCACCGGCCCGCCGCGCCGGCCGAGCTTCGCTCCGTGAAAAGAAAGGAGGAGGTTCCGATGCCACAAAAGAAGATCGTGCCCTATCAGGACACATGGCTCTATCGCATCCGCCACTCCTGCGCCCACGTCATGGCCCAGGCGGTCCTGGAGATGTTCCCTGAGGGCAAGTTAGGGATCGGGCCGCCCATCGAGGACGGCTTTTACTATGACTTCGACCTGCCCCGCCCGTTGACGCCGGAGGACCTGGAGCGGATCGAGGCGCGGATGCGGGAGATCATCGCCGGGGACCATCCTTTCATCCGCCGCGAGGTGACCCCGGAGGAGGCTCGCACGCTTTTCAAAGATCAGCCCTACAAGCTGGAGCTGATCGAGGACATCCTCCAGCGCGGCACGGATGAGTATGGCAACCCGCTCCCGCCCGGCCAGCGCCCGGTCCTCACCACCTACCGGCACGACACCTTCGAGGACCTGTGCCGGGGGCCCCACGTGGAGCGCACGGGCCAGATCCACCCGGGGGCCTTCAAGCTGCTCCACGTGGCCGGGGCCTACTGGCGGGGCGACGAGCGCCGGCCCATGCTCCAGCGCATCTACGGGACGGCCTGGGAGACGCCGGAGCAGCTGGAGCAGTATCTCTGGCGGCTGGAGGAGGCGAAAAAGCGCGACCACCGCCGCCTGGGCCGGGAGCTGGATCTCTTCTCCTTCCACGAGGTCGCCCCGGGCGCCCCCTTCTGGCACCCGAAGGGGATGGTGATCTTCCGCGAGCTGGAGCGCCTCTGGCGGGAGGAGCACGACCGCCGGGGCTACCAGGAGATCTCCACCCCCATCCTGGTCCACCGCAAGCTCTGGGAGCAGTCCGGCCACTGGGAGCACTACAAGGAGAACATGTTCCTGCTGGAGGTGGAGGGGCAGGAGTTCTCCCTCAAGCCCATGAATTGCCCGGAGTCCACGATCATCTATCGTTCCCGCCTGCGCTCCTACCGGGACCTGCCGCTGCGGCTGAACGAGATCGGGCGGCTGCACCGCTTCGAGCGCTCGGGGACCCTCCACGGGATGCTGCGGGTGCGGCAGATCACCATGGACGACGCCCACATCTACTGCCGGCCCGATCAGATCCTGGAGGAGATCGACGGCGTCCTGGACCTGATCTACAGCTTCTACAGCATCTTCGACTTCGAGCCGGAGTTCTTCCTGAGCACGAAGCCCCCCAAGGCCATGGGGGATCCGAAGCTGTGGGAGATCGCCGAGGAGGCCCTGCGCCAGGCCCTGGAGCGCCGGGGCATCGAATACGGCCTGAAGGAAGGCGAGGGCGCCTTCTACGGGCCCAAGATCGACGTCCAGGTGAAGGACGCCATCGGCCGCGACTGGCAGCTGGCCACGGTGCAGCTGGACTTCCAGATGCCGGAGCGGTTCGGGCTGGAGTATATGGATCGGGACGGGACGCCCAAGCGGCCGGTGATGATCCATCGGGCCATCTTCGGCTCCTTCGAGCGCTTCATCGGCATCCTCACCGAGCACTACGCCGGCGCCTTCCCGGTCTGGCTGGCCCCGGTCCAGGTCGTGGTCATCCCCATCACCGACCGCCACGTCCCTTACGCCCAGGAGGTGGGGGCGAAGCTGCGGGCGGCCGGCCTGCGGGTCGAGGTGGACGACGGGAGCGAGCGGATGCAGGCCAAGATCCGCGACGCCCAGCTCCAGAAGGTCCCCTACATGCTGATCGTGGGGGATCGGGAGCAGGCGGCGGGCACGGTGGCCGTGCGCCTGCGGACCGGGGAGGATCTGGGGGCGATGAGCCTGGAGGCCTTCCTGGGCCGGGCCATGGAGGCCATCCGCAGCCGGCGCGGGCTGTGAGCGCTCGGAGAGGGTTGCAGCGATGCGCACCCGAGAGGAGCTCGAGGCCATCGAGGATCAGATCCTCGCCCCTTATGGCCAACGCAGCCGGCTCAGCCGGGGCCGTCGCTACCCGGAGCCCGAGCACGCCTACCGCACCGCCTTCCAGCGGGACCGCGACCGCATCCTCCACACCACCGCCTTCCGCCGGTTGAAGCACAAAACCCAGGTCTTCATCGTCACCGAAGGCGACTACTACCGCACCCGCCTCACCCACACCCTGGAGGTGGCCCAGATCGGCCGCACCATCGCCCGGGCCCTGGGGGTCAACGAGGACCTGGTGGAAGCCATCTGTCTGGCCCACGATCTGGGCCACCCGCCCTTCGGCCACGCCGGGGAGCAAGCCCTGGACCGCCTGATGCGGGAACATGGGGGCTTCGAGCACAACGCCCAGTCCTACCGCATCGTGACCCATCTCGAACGGCGCTACCCTGAGTTCCGCGGCCTGAACCTCACCTACGAGGTGCTGGAGGGGCTGGTCAAGCACGAGACGGAATACGACCATCCCATGATCCGCGACTTCGAGCCCCACCGCCGCCCCACCCTGGAGGGCCAGATCGCCAACGTCGCCGACGAGCTGGCCTACACCGCCCACGACCTGGACGACGGGCTGCGGGCGGCGTTGATCCGACCGGAGGACCTGGAGGGCCTGGCCCTCTGGGAGGAGCTCCAGCGCTCCATCGGCTGGGATGGCCGGGGGTTCAGCGACCTGATCCGTTATCGATTGGTGCGCCGCCTCATCGGCCGGATGGTCACCGACGTGATCACCGCCACCGACCAGCGCCTGCAGGTCGTTCAACCCCGTTCCCCGGACGAGGTCCGCGATCACCCGCATCCCCTCGTCGGCTTCTCCGAGGAGATGGCCGCGAAGGTCCGGGAGCTCAAGGCGTTCCTCTACCGTCGCCTCTACCGGCATCCCCACTTGGTGCGCATGCAGGCCAAAGCGGAGCGGATCCTCGAAGCCCTCTTCCGGGCGTATATCCAGGAGCCCGAACAGCTCCCCTACTGGGTCCAGGAGCGCATCCGGGAGGAAGGGGACCTGCACCGCGTGGTCTGCGACTACATCGCCGGGATGACGGACCGCTTCGCCCTGGAGGAATACCGCCGCCTGTATGAGGTGACGGATGTGCTGTAACCGGCAGGGCCGTGCCGGCTTCCTTCTCGCCCTTCTCCTGCTGGCTGCCGCGCCGCCGGATCCCCGGTTCGGGGTGGTGGAGTCGCCGGAGGCGCCGGAGCGGGCCGCGGAGCTGGGCGTCGCCTGGACCCGGGTGCGCTTCGCCTGGAACGAGATCCAGCCGGGGGGCCCGCAGGACTGGAACCCGCCGTGGCCGGCGGAGCGCCTGGAGGCGGAGCATCGGGCCGGACGGGAGATCGCCGCCCTGGTGCTGGGGACCCCCCGGTGGGCCCAGGCCGACCCGAAGGTCCCCGGCGTTCCGAGAGGCCTCTACGAGGAGGAGAGCCGCCCGGAGAACCTGTGGGCCGCTTTCCTCCGCCGTCTGGCCACCACGTATCCCTACATCCGCACCTGGATCATCTGGAACGAGCCGGACATCTGGGATCCCGCTTATCCCGGCTACACCTGGGGCGGCAGCGAGGCGGACTTCGTCCGTCTGGTGCGGGTGGCCTATCGCACCCTCAAGGGGCTGAACCGGGAGAACCGGGTGCTGCTCGGCGCCTTCACCTACTGGTGGGACGCGGTCTACGGCCGCCGGCCTTACTTCGAGCGGTTCCTGGAGGCCCTGGCTCAGGATCCGGAGGCGCCCCGCTACAACCGGTATTTCGATGGGCTGTGCGTGAACCTTTACTTCAACCCAGACAGCATCTACGAGCTGATCCGCTGGCATCACGAGCGGATGCAGGCCCACGGCTTCGACAAGCCCATCTGGCTCACTGAGACCAACGCCGCGCCCTCGGAGGACCCGACGTGGCCGGTGCCCCGCCCGATGTTCCGGGTCACTTTGGAGGAGCAGGCCGCCTTCATCGGCCAGGCCGTCGCCCTGGCCTTCGCCGCCGGGGCCGAACGGGTGGCGGTCTACAAGCTGATCGACAACCCCACGGATCACTTCGCCAACCCCGAGCCCTTCGGGCTGGTCCGGGAGGACGGCACGCCCCGGCCCGCCTTCCAGGCTTACCACGTGGCCATCCGCCTCCTGGGCCAGCTCCGGGATGCGGCGCGGGTCCGCCACGACACGGTGGCCGTGGTGGAGGCGAAGCGGGCCGACGCCTGGGTCCGCGTCGCCTGGTCTCGCGTCCCTGCTTCCCAAACGGTGACCCTGGCGCGGCGGGGGAGCCTCCGCCTGGCCGTCGACGGCCTGGGGCGCCCGGTTCCGTTGGAGCGGCTCCCGACGGGCTACCGGGTCCTCCTGCCGGGAGCCCGATGCGCCCAGCGCCTGGGAGGCACCTGTATGATCGGCGGGATGCCCGTTTACATCGTGGAGTCCACCCCGCCCTCTGCTCGCTTACCTCGCTGAGATGGATTACCCCTTCATCGGGCGGACGTCGGTGGGGACCACACATCCAGGTAGCTCCCCCAATCGAGATGGCCATAGTATCCGAACCAATCCCCACGGGGATCCAGCGCCTCCAGGACCCCGCACGGAGTTCCGCCCGCTGCGGGGATCGCCCACAGCGAGGATCGATCCCAGCGATCCAGGCGGACGAACAGGATCCACTCGCCGGCCCAGCGGGGATATTCGTCCCGATAAGCCGGGTCCTCGGTCAGCTGCCGCCAATGGGGCTCGTCGGCGACGTCCACCACAAACAGGCGCCGCTGGAGCAGAGCCTGGCGGGCGTCCTCGCCGCCCACCAGATCCCCCCGGTCCGGCATGGCCACGAACGCGATCCGCGTTCCATCCGTCGACCAAGCAGGGGAGGAGACGGCGAGGAGCGGGGGGGAGAGCGCCTGGCCCTCCCCGGTGCGGGCGGAGAGCAGGTGGAGCCGCTTGTTGGTCCACGCGCCCCGATATCCTCCCACCACCACCGCAATGCGATCCCCACCCGTGGGCGAGGGCGCGAGGAAATCCTCATAAGCCAGCATGGGTTCCACCGTCAGCGACCGGGAGGGGCCCCCTCGCGTCGGGAGGAGACGCAGGGGAACTCCATCTGCGAGGATGGATGCGGAGAACATGGGGTCCACCCAATAGAGCAGGGCCTGGCCGTCGGGCGCCCATCCGGCCAGGAGGAGGCCATAGGCGGAAGGACGACCGGCGTGGAGGAGCTCCTGAGGAGGCCCTCCCTCGGCCCGGACGCGGCCCAGGAACGCGTAACGCGCCCCGGGCTGTCCGGTGTAGAGATCCTTTTCCCCCTCCAGGAACCTCAGCCCCGAATAGGCGATCCAGCGGCCGTCCGGGCTCCAGGCGATCCGATCCACCCCGGTTCCCGCGGGGAGCAACGTGCGCGGCGTCCCCCCGGGGGAGAGCCCCATCAGGGCCCCGTCCGCCGTCCGCACGGCCAGCCGATCCTCCTTCGGGGACCAGCGGAAATCGGTGCCGGGAAGGCGCTGGATCAGGCGTCCCTGCGCGTCGAAGATCTGGATCTCGGCTTCCTGCGCCAGAGCAGCCAGCGACCGGAGGGGGACCAGCGGGGCATGCGTATCCCGCCGCCGGCGGTCAACCGGAGGGGAGCACCCTCCGGGAGCTCCCGGACCCATAGATCCCCACCCTGAATGAAGGCGAGCCGGCCGGCCCCTCGGTCCCCCGACAGGCCCATCCCGCCGGTAAGGAGGGCGGGGTCGGGGTGGACGTTGCCGTCGGGGTAGGCGCTCGATGCCGTTGCAGCTCAAGCTCCGGCGAAGCCACCGCCGCCGGCGTGTGTGGAACGCTTGGGGAAGGAGAAGGGGAAGGCGGAGGCGTCTCCGCCCTCCCCCGGCAGGCCCAGGTGATCAGGGCCACCAGCAGGATGAAAAAGCCCCGCTTCGCCCACATCGAGATCCTCCTCTCATCGTTCAACCCATCGACTCCCTTCCTGGCCGCCCGGCATTCGAAGCGTGCCATCACCTCGAGGCGCCACGCGCCCCCATCATCCGCCCGGTCGTCCGGCGGGCTCCATCACCGGCCAAGCCCGGAGGGCGCCATCGCTTCCCAGCGAGAGCAACCATCGGCCGTCCGGGGACCACCGGATCTCAATGATGTCGCTGCCGTGATGGAGATGGGCGAGGCGCTCCCCCGTCCCTCCATCGATCACCTCCACCGCTCGTCCGATGTCGGGACCGCCTCGCGCTCCGGAGGGCCGGGCGATGAGCATGCGGCTCAGATCGAAGACCTCGGAGCCGGTCCGGGGGAAGCGACGGGCGCTTCGCTCCCCTGTTTCGACATCCCGGATCGACAGCTCGGAGGTCCCGGGCAGGACGGTCACCAGGCGCCGGGCGTCGAGCCATCCCACCAGCTCGTGCTCGGCCAAGCGGAGGGTCTCGGCGCCGCGGCGCCGATCGATCACCCGCACCGCGCTGGCCCCGGCCTCCAGGGACGGCATCTCCTCCACCGCCACCCACTCTCCCTCCGGGCTGAAGGCGATGAGCGGCCGGGCGTAGGTCGTGCGAACGGAGACGCTCCGGCCCACGGGTTCCCAGCGTCCCTCAGATCCCCGACGCCAGATCTGGATCAGGCCGGGCTCCAGGCTTGAGCTTCCGCTGGCGACCCCGCTGGCGGCGGCCAGGGCCTGGCCGTCCGGGGCCCAGACCACGAGATGGATCTCCTGCCCCGATGGGAAGCCTTCCAGCACCGCCTCCTCCGTGCCCTCCGGGAGGCGCACGACGCGCACCCGTGCTCCGTCCCCATAAGCGAGCATCCGCCCGTCCGCCGAGAAGGCGGCCCCTTGCGGACCCCGTCGGCCGCCCGGCAGGACACGTCGGAGCTGGCCGGTCTCGCGCTCCAGCAGGTGGCTGATGTCCTCCTCCGGGTTGGCGACCAGGACCCGGGCGCCATCCGGGCTGAGGACCGGGTGACGCCACGGCGGGCTCAGGCGACGGACCGGCGTGGCGGAGGGGGCGACCGCCCAGATCGCCGCGCCACCGTGGCGCAGATTCGCCGCCACATAGCGCCCATCCAGGGACATCATCAGCGGCGGCATCGCATCCTCCGTGGACAGCCGTCCCAGGGCCTCCTCCGCTCCCTGCGTGTAACGCCACGCCGTCAGGATCCCATCTTCGTACAGGATGCGCAGCGTATCGTCTGCGAAGGCCCCGGCGAGGGGCTCTGGATCCCCGGGGCCCACCGGCCGCGCCCCCAGGCGACGACCGGAGCCCAGCGCCCAAACCTGAGTGGGCATCGGCGGCGGGGGCGCGCCGCTTCCCAACCCGTGGGAGCCCAGAGCCGCCAGCCGCTCCCCCGAGGCGTCATAGAAGAGGGTCTCGCGGGGGACGTCCAGGGCTGGAAAGCCGCTCACCGGATCCCCCCGCAGGCGAGCGACCACCTGGCCGCTGGAGCTATCCAGGAGGAGCACCCCCTGGGAGGCTGGAACCGCCAGCTGTCGCCCGTCCGGGGACCCAGCGAGGGTCCAGGCCGAGAGGCATTGCTCGCCGACCCTTAGCGCCCAGCGGACCGCGCCGCTCTGAACGTCGAGGAAGCGTGGGCAGGGGGGCTGTAGTGCGGCGAGCAACACGCCCCGTCCATCCCCGGACCAGTAGGGCGAAGGGAGGACGCCGGGGGAGATCCGGGAATCCGGCACCTCCCGGACCGTCCCGGTCTCCCAGTGGATCAGGGTGATGGGATCCCCTCGATTGGGCCCGATGCACTGGACTGCGGTCCACTCCCCGTCCGGCGACCAGTCCAGGCCGCACCACTGGGCGTTCGGTGCCAGAGGGGTGAGGAAGCGGGTGCTCCCATCCGTCAGGGAAAGTCGGACGACGGCTCCGCTCTCCAGCACCGCAGCCGCCCACCGCCCGCGCGAATCGATCCCCATGGCCCGCAGCGGGGCCGGGAGGGGCGTGAACCATTCCTCCCGAAGATCCGGGATGCGGACGCGGGAGACGCCCACGCTCCAGCCCAGGATCAGAGACTGCGCGTCGGGGGTGAAGCGCGCGGCCCGCAATCCGCCGCGTCCGATCCACACAGGTTCCCCGAACCGGATCCGGATCGTAGGAGTAGGAATCGGAGACGGAGTGGCGAGCGGCGCGGGCATCCGGGTTTCCACTGGGGTTTCCGGCAGGGGTGTGGAAGGAGAAGGAGGTGAAGGTAGCGCCCTGCAACCGGAAAGCAGGATGAGAAAGAAGAGGAAGCGCCCCCGCCACGCGGTTCGAAAGCCCGACATCTTGGCCCCCCTCCGGCGGAACAGATCTTTCCACGCGGTTTGCCGGCTCTATTTTAGCGTTTATGGGAGTTTTGGCCTTCCCGCAGCCATGGATCCGGGCGGGTCCGTGAGAGTTGGCCGCTCGCACGAATCAGGGCAAAATGGAAGAGCTCGGCTTCTCTTTAACTACGTGAGGAGGAGATCCGGTGAGCGAATTCGGATCCTCCCTTCCGCCGGAGGAGCTCCGGCGTCTGGCGGAGCGGTTGAGAGCGCTCTCGGAGGACGAGCGGGCGCTGCTGCTGGCCCTGGTGGAGCTGGATCATGAGACAGGCGCCCCCCTGTCCCCGGAGATGCGGGAGCTCCTCCAGGCTCTGGCTGCCTCCTTGGAGGACTATGATCCAGAAGAGATCCGCGCCGCCATCCGCCGCGTGGTCCGAAGCCCATCCCAGCACCCCTCCGGATCGTGGCCCGGCGAGCTGCGCCGTCTTCTGCGCCATCACCTGAAAGGACGTTAGTTGCGCTTCCCCGGGCGGAGCGGGGGCCGCCCCCGGAGCCATCGCCCACTCACGAGCCCGCTGAGCCGTTCCGGCATGGGGCGCCTCCCGGGAAAGTTTTTCCCATTCGATATACCCGCTCATCCCCCAAAAGGTGGGGGGGCCAGTCCTCTGTCCGCCCGCCTTGACGCGCCCTTTTCCCCCCACTAAGATAAAAGCGAACCACCCCTTGTGAGATCAGCGAAGGAGAAGCCTATGTCGGATTTCCTGTTCCGGGGTTCACTGGCGGAAGTGGATCCGGACGTGGCCGCCCTGATCCGCTACGAGCACGAGCGCCAGATCCGCAAGCTCATCCTCATCCCCTCCGAGTCCTACGCCCCGGCGGCCGTCCGTGAGGCCCTGGGCTCCGTGT from Thermoflexus hugenholtzii JAD2 includes these protein-coding regions:
- the thrS gene encoding threonine--tRNA ligase — encoded protein: MPQKKIVPYQDTWLYRIRHSCAHVMAQAVLEMFPEGKLGIGPPIEDGFYYDFDLPRPLTPEDLERIEARMREIIAGDHPFIRREVTPEEARTLFKDQPYKLELIEDILQRGTDEYGNPLPPGQRPVLTTYRHDTFEDLCRGPHVERTGQIHPGAFKLLHVAGAYWRGDERRPMLQRIYGTAWETPEQLEQYLWRLEEAKKRDHRRLGRELDLFSFHEVAPGAPFWHPKGMVIFRELERLWREEHDRRGYQEISTPILVHRKLWEQSGHWEHYKENMFLLEVEGQEFSLKPMNCPESTIIYRSRLRSYRDLPLRLNEIGRLHRFERSGTLHGMLRVRQITMDDAHIYCRPDQILEEIDGVLDLIYSFYSIFDFEPEFFLSTKPPKAMGDPKLWEIAEEALRQALERRGIEYGLKEGEGAFYGPKIDVQVKDAIGRDWQLATVQLDFQMPERFGLEYMDRDGTPKRPVMIHRAIFGSFERFIGILTEHYAGAFPVWLAPVQVVVIPITDRHVPYAQEVGAKLRAAGLRVEVDDGSERMQAKIRDAQLQKVPYMLIVGDREQAAGTVAVRLRTGEDLGAMSLEAFLGRAMEAIRSRRGL
- a CDS encoding TolB-like translocation protein, whose amino-acid sequence is MGPGAPGGCSPPVDRRRRDTHAPLVPLRSLAALAQEAEIQIFDAQGRLIQRLPGTDFRWSPKEDRLAVRTADGALMGLSPGGTPRTLLPAGTGVDRIAWSPDGRWIAYSGLRFLEGEKDLYTGQPGARYAFLGRVRAEGGPPQELLHAGRPSAYGLLLAGWAPDGQALLYWVDPMFSASILADGVPLRLLPTRGGPSRSLTVEPMLAYEDFLAPSPTGGDRIAVVVGGYRGAWTNKRLHLLSARTGEGQALSPPLLAVSSPAWSTDGTRIAFVAMPDRGDLVGGEDARQALLQRRLFVVDVADEPHWRQLTEDPAYRDEYPRWAGEWILFVRLDRWDRSSLWAIPAAGGTPCGVLEALDPRGDWFGYYGHLDWGSYLDVWSPPTSAR
- a CDS encoding deoxyguanosinetriphosphate triphosphohydrolase, encoding MRTREELEAIEDQILAPYGQRSRLSRGRRYPEPEHAYRTAFQRDRDRILHTTAFRRLKHKTQVFIVTEGDYYRTRLTHTLEVAQIGRTIARALGVNEDLVEAICLAHDLGHPPFGHAGEQALDRLMREHGGFEHNAQSYRIVTHLERRYPEFRGLNLTYEVLEGLVKHETEYDHPMIRDFEPHRRPTLEGQIANVADELAYTAHDLDDGLRAALIRPEDLEGLALWEELQRSIGWDGRGFSDLIRYRLVRRLIGRMVTDVITATDQRLQVVQPRSPDEVRDHPHPLVGFSEEMAAKVRELKAFLYRRLYRHPHLVRMQAKAERILEALFRAYIQEPEQLPYWVQERIREEGDLHRVVCDYIAGMTDRFALEEYRRLYEVTDVL
- a CDS encoding WD40 repeat domain-containing protein, which encodes MWIGRGGLRAARFTPDAQSLILGWSVGVSRVRIPDLREEWFTPLPAPLRAMGIDSRGRWAAAVLESGAVVRLSLTDGSTRFLTPLAPNAQWCGLDWSPDGEWTAVQCIGPNRGDPITLIHWETGTVREVPDSRISPGVLPSPYWSGDGRGVLLAALQPPCPRFLDVQSGAVRWALRVGEQCLSAWTLAGSPDGRQLAVPASQGVLLLDSSSGQVVARLRGDPVSGFPALDVPRETLFYDASGERLAALGSHGLGSGAPPPPMPTQVWALGSGRRLGARPVGPGDPEPLAGAFADDTLRILYEDGILTAWRYTQGAEEALGRLSTEDAMPPLMMSLDGRYVAANLRHGGAAIWAVAPSATPVRRLSPPWRHPVLSPDGARVLVANPEEDISHLLERETGQLRRVLPGGRRGPQGAAFSADGRMLAYGDGARVRVVRLPEGTEEAVLEGFPSGQEIHLVVWAPDGQALAAASGVASGSSSLEPGLIQIWRRGSEGRWEPVGRSVSVRTTYARPLIAFSPEGEWVAVEEMPSLEAGASAVRVIDRRRGAETLRLAEHELVGWLDARRLVTVLPGTSELSIRDVETGERSARRFPRTGSEVFDLSRMLIARPSGARGGPDIGRAVEVIDGGTGERLAHLHHGSDIIEIRWSPDGRWLLSLGSDGALRAWPVMEPAGRPGG
- a CDS encoding HrpJ domain-containing protein; the protein is MSEFGSSLPPEELRRLAERLRALSEDERALLLALVELDHETGAPLSPEMRELLQALAASLEDYDPEEIRAAIRRVVRSPSQHPSGSWPGELRRLLRHHLKGR